A window from Prinia subflava isolate CZ2003 ecotype Zambia chromosome Z, Cam_Psub_1.2, whole genome shotgun sequence encodes these proteins:
- the LOC134564411 gene encoding uncharacterized protein LOC134564411, producing the protein MTAAVGPQWPWALAVAAAEATRPFLPPDRGGGLGAFAGCRQEPGGRCVCGHIPRGLQLQSRSSSRSKDTLLLPCVLQGARRCAGRPKRQSLPPGGPLISTAAPAARRVSRDRGAPSRAGGPSLARTHSPNRPSLLRGPGSHRRSAARRSLSGDRGAGCSPRGHPPPPPRSSRHLRASLPAAGGNAEGPRSPCPYRFPAPLTEPPEPETPSPNSPE; encoded by the coding sequence ATGACCGCGGCTGTGGGGCCGCAGTGGCCGTGGGCACTCGCAGTGGCCGCCGCAGAAGCCACCCGACCCTTCCTGCCCCCGGACAGGGGTGGGGGTCTCGGTGCCTTTGCGGGGTGCAGGCAGGAGCCCGGCGGTAGGTGTGTATGCGGCCACATCCCGAGagggctccagctgcagagccGCAGCAGTTCCCGCTCCAAAGAcacgctgctgctgccctgtgtgctCCAAGGTGCAAGGCGCTGTGCCGGCAGGCCAAAGCGTCAGTCCCTGCCTCCCGGCGGGCCGCTTATCTCGACGGCTGCCCCAGCCGCCCGGAGGGTGAGCCGGGACCGCGGGGCGCCTAGCAGGGCTGGGGGCCCTTCCCTGGCAAGGACCCACAGTCCAAATCGCCCTTCCCTCCTGCGTGGCCCTGGGAGCCACAGGAGATCTGCCGCCCGCAGGTCCCTCTCGGGGGACAGAGGGGCAGGCTGCTCTCCTCGGGGTCACCCCCCGCCTCCGCCGCGGAGCTCCCGCCACCTACGCGCCAGCCTCCCGGCGGCAGGAGGGAACGCAGAGGGCCCCAGGTCGCCCTGCCCTTACAGGTTTCCAGCGCCACTTACAGAACCTCCCGAGCCGGAGACTCCGTCTCCAAACTCACCCGAGTAG
- the ISL1 gene encoding insulin gene enhancer protein ISL-1 produces MGDMGDPPKKKRLISLCVGCGNQIHDQYILRVSPDLEWHAACLKCAECNQYLDETCTCFVRDGKTYCKRDYIRLYGIKCAKCSIGFSKNDFVMRARAKVYHIECFRCVACSRQLIPGDEFALREDGLFCRADHDVVERASLGGGDPLSPLHPARPLQMAAEPISARQPALRPHVHKQPEKTTRVRTVLNEKQLHTLRTCYAANPRPDALMKEQLVEMTGLSPRVIRVWFQNKRCKDKKRSIMMKQLQQQQPNDKTNIQGMTGTPMVAASPERHDGGLQANPVEVQSYQPPWKVLSDFALQSDIDQPAFQQLVNFSEGGPGSNSTGSEVASMSSQLPDTPNSMVASPIEA; encoded by the exons ATGGGAGACATGGGAGACCCACCAAAAA aaaaacgTCTGATTTCCCTATGTGTTGGTTGCGGCAATCAAATTCACGATCAGTATATTCTGAGGGTTTCTCCGGATTTGGAATGGCATGCGGCATGTTTGAAGTGTGCAGAGTGTAATCAGTATTTGGACGAGACCTGTACGTGCTTTGTTAGGGATGGCAAAACCTACTGTAAAAGAGATTATATCAG GTTATACGGCATCAAGTGCGCCAAATGCAGCATCGGCTTCAGCAAGAATGACTTCGTGATGCGCGCCCGCGCCAAGGTGTACCACATCGAGTGTTTTCGCTGCGTGGCCTGCAGCCGCCAGCTCATCCCCGGCGATGAATTCGCGCTGCGGGAGGACGGCCTCTTCTGCCGGGCGGACCACGACGTGGTGGAGAGGGCCAGCCTGGGCGGCGGGGACCCTCTCAGCCCCCTGCATCCCGCCCGGCCGCTGCAGATGGCAG CAGAACCTATCTCTGCCAGACAGCCGGCTCTGCGGCCCCACGTCCACAAGCAGCCCGAGAAGACCACCCGAGTCCGGACTGTCCTTAATGAAAAACAGCTTCACACCTTGAGGACCTGCTATGCTGCCAACCCCAGACCTGACGCCCTCATGAAAGAGCAACTGGTAGAAATGACTGGCCTCAGCCCGAGGGTCATCAGGGTTTGGTTTCAAAACAAGCGATGCAAGGACAAAAAAAGGAGCATTATGATGAAGcaacttcagcagcagcaacccAATGACAAAACT AATATCCAAGGGATGACAGGAACTCCAATGGTGGCTGCTAGTCCGGAGAGACACGACGGCGGTTTGCAGGCAAACCCCGTGGAGGTGCAGAGTTACCAGCCGCCCTGGAAAGTACTGAGTGACTTCGCATTGCAGAGTGACATAGACCAACCTGCTTTTCAGCAACTA gTTAATTTTTCAGAAGGAGGACCTGGTTCCAATTCTACTGGAAGTGAAGTAGCATCAATGTCCTCTCAGCTGCCAGATACACCCAACAGCATGGTAGCCAGTCCTATTGAGGCATGA